The nucleotide window TCACCACGGCCGGGTACAGGAGGGCCTGTCCCAGATCCCGCAGAAACTCCCCTTTCTCCCGGTAATAGCTCTCGCCCTGGCGCAGGCCAAACGCATACTCCCCGTGCTCCTCCGCCGCCCGGATGAACGATACATACAGGGCAGGAAATCCTTCCGCCCGAAGGGATTCCGACAGACTGGCCCCCGCCTCCAGGGATTGACAGATCCGCTCCGCCTCCGCCGGGCTGAGAATCCCTTGTTGACCCAGCAGGCGCAGGCTGGGGGTCAGCGGAAATCCGCTGTCGAGCAGAATCGCCAATTGCTGGCTGAAAAGAACCAACCGTTCATGGGACCAACGCCTCCTAAACAATCCCCTCCACCACCCGGAAGCCCTCCTCCTTCGTCGTCAGCCCCCGGCGCACCTTCTCCATCACCGCCTCCCCCAAGGACCGATACCCCTTTTCCCGAAAAGCCTTCCGCAATCGGGACAAGGGAGCCCGTTCGACGATGAGGCGCTGGAGTTCCTGATCGATTTCCAACACCTCAAACACGCCGATCCGGCCGAAATAACCCGTCTCCTGGCACTCCCCGCAGCCGGCCCCCCGGCATCGGGAACACAGGAGGCGCACCAACCGCTGTGCGATCACACCGTTCAAAGCGGAGGCGACCCGGTAGGGCGCGATTCCCATATCCAGCAGCCTCGTGACCGCGCTGGCGCCGTCCCCCGTGTGCAGGGTGGAAAAGACCCGATGGCCGGTCAACGCGGCGCGAACGGCGATGTCCGCCGTCTCCTGATCCCGGACCTCCCCGACCATGATCAGATCGGGATCCTGTCGCAACACCGCCCGAAGGCCCTGGGCAAAGGTGAGGCCGGCTTTCGGGTTGATCTGAACCTGGGTGATGCCGCTGATCTGCAGTTCCACCGGATCCTCCAGGGTGACGATGCTCACCTCGGGCCGGTTCAATTCCTGCAGAATCGCGTAAAGGGTGGTGGTTTTCCCCGAACCGGTGGGGCCGGTGACGATGACAAGCCCATAGGGACGGAAAATGAGCGAAAGGAGCCGGTCCAAATCCTCCGGATCCAGCCCCAGCTCCGACAGGGTGAGAAATTCCGGCCGATGGCGGAGCAGCCGCAAGACCACCTTTTCTCCGTGCAGGGTGGGCATGGTGGAAATCCTCACATCCACCCGCTCTCCCCGGCTGGTGATGCTCATCGCCCCGTCCTGGGGAAGGCGCTTCTCCCCGATGTCCAGATGACCCATCACCTTGATGCGGGAGATGACCGGATTCATCTCCGAACGGGACAGGACTTGGGTGGTCACCAATTGCCCGTCGATCCGCTGACGAATGCGGAGTCCCTCCGGCTGGGGCTCCAGATGAATGTCGCTGGCCCGGTTTTGGATGGCCCGATCCAGCATTTCGGATACGTACAGCGCTACATCCATCGATCACCACCTCAAAAATTGGATCTGATTGATTTGAATTCCATTTATTCGACGCTTCCTAACATTCTCCTCCAAGATTTTTGAAATTTCGACCTTCATCCGGTATTTACTCCGTTTGATCGAAACAAGTGCATACTAAAAACCGATATGATCCATAATAAAATTGCCCGATGGGGAGTAGCCAAGAGGTAAGGCAACGGACTTTGACTCCGTGATGCGCAGGTTCGAATCCTGCCTCCCCAGCCAAAAACCCGGAAACATCCGGGCAAGTCCGACAAATTGCAAAGTCCGGAATCGGGGAGGGGATTTTTCGCGTCTTGAGCGATAAAAATCCCCTTCCCTTCGTCGCCGCGGGTCCCGGAATGTCCGGGTTTTTCTGTTTACATATATTTTCACTGGACGCAATCCCTGTAAGCCCTTAATATAAAAAAAGCATCAGCGTTGAAGCACAGGTGGTGAAATCCGTGGCGATTCTTTGGATTGTTGTCGCAGCTTTGGCCTGCCTGTTGGCCATCGCCCGCTTCAACACCTATAAGCCGAATGTCAAGCGGGTGGAACTGAAGGTGGCGCATTCCCTGAACGGAAAGCGTCTGAACATTCTTCACCTCACCGATCTGCACATGGAAAAGTGCTCCATCCAGCCCCAGGCGCTTTTGCGCCTCGTGCAGGGAGAACGAATCGACCTGATCGCCCTGACCGGGGATTATCTCGATACAAAGGAAATGACCGGACGGTTTCTTCAATATCTCGACGCTTTGGCATCCCTGAAGCCCCGTTACGGAATGTATGCCGTCTTTGGCAATCATGATTACGTCATCGCAGACCATCTTCCCTATCTGAAGCGGGAAATGGAAAAGCGGCACTGCGTCGTCCTGCAGAACGAACATCGAACCGTCTCCCTGGAGGAAGGGACCGATCTTCACATCATCGGCATCGACGATTACTTCACCGGCCGCAGCGATGTGGACCGCGCGTTTCGGGGAGTGAACGGCAAAGGCATCCGCCTCGTCCTGACCCATGATCCCAACATCGTCCTGGAAATGAAATCCGTCTCCTTTGATTACTTGCTGTCCGGACACCTTCACGGCGGTCAAATCCACTGGCCCAAACCGTACCATCTGAAGCGGATGGGAAAGCTGCCGCACCTGAAAATCATCCGCGGCCTTCATTATCACCGGAACCGGGCCTTCTACATCAGCGAGGGGCTCGGACAGACCGGCCTCAATCTGCGGCTGCGCTCCCGTCCGGAAATCACATTCCACACTCTGTGCGAATCAATGGAAAAGTCGACCGTTTAAACCGGTCGACTTTTTGTCAGCAGATGTTCCTGAATCACTCTCGCCCCGGCCAGGGAAGAGTCCGGCCTTCCCAACTCCCGGGCCCGCCTGCTCATCTCCCTCAGCCTCTCCCGGTTTTCCATCAACGCGCGGATCTGCCTCGCCATCTCCGCCGGCTCATCCTGGCGAAGAGCGACCCGTTTACGCATTAAAAAACGGCTGTTCCTCTCCTCCTGGCCGGGAATCGGGCGGCAGATGAAAATGGGCAACCCGCAGGCCAACGCCTCGGATGAAGTAAGCCCCCCCGGCTTGGTGACGATGATGTCAGCCGCATGCATGAAGTGGACCATGCTCTCGACAAAGCCGTGCAGGTGGATACTCGAGTCGCCCCCGAACTGCTGCCGAAGGCGCTCATACAAGGAACGGTTCTTTCCGGTCACCACCACCAATTGGTGTGCGGGCAACATCCGGCGAAAGTGAACCATGCACTCCTCGATCGGTCCGAGGCCGATTCCCCCGCCCATGAGCAGGATCGTGAAGCGATCGGGTTCGAGCCCCAGCATTCTCCGCAAAACGGATTTGGGCGGCTGCGGCTTCGAAAATTCCGGGTCGATCGGGATGCCGGTTCGGTGGATCGCCTCATCCGGAACGCCGAACCGCCGCCGCAGCTTCTTGGCCACATCCTCGTGGGCAACGAGGAAGAAATCCACTTCCGGATGAACCCAAAATCCGTTGACGTCGAAATCGGTGATCGCCGCTCCCAGCCGAAAGCGGTCGCCCATGCGCTCCTTGATCACGCCCAGGGCGCTCAGACAAAAGGCGTGGGTGCACACCACCACGTCCGGCTGCATCTCCTCCAACGATTCCTGGAGGCGCCTCGACAACAACTTTCCCAAAGACGTTCGGAAGCGGTCGCTGATCTCCCCTTCCCGACTGTAGGCGGCCCCCCAAAGGGCAGGTGCGTATTGGAGCGTGTTCAGATAGACCGCCCGGGTCAACTGTTCCAACTGCCTGCTCACAAGGTGCATTCCGCACCAGATCTCCGCCCTGAGCTCCGGTTCCACCCGGGACAACCCCTGACTCAGAGACCTTGCGGCCTGAAAATGTCCGTTGCCTCCGATGGTTTCCGTCAAGATGAGCACTTTTCTCATTTTCATCACCGGCCGGTTTGTGGGATTTCTGCAACGTTAGCGTGTCCGGTTTCCCACCGCACCATCCGGCGCGCGGGACGTCCCTTGGCATGCCGCCTTTTTACCGGGGCGTGAGATATTGCTCAAAAAATTTCTCTTTAGAAATATATACCCGTTTTGGAACCAGATGATGTCCGACTTCCTTGAGCCTCCGCCAACCATCCGGGTGACAATTGGCCAAAATCAGTTTGAAAAGCCAGGACTTGTACCGCAGGTAAAAGGGGCCGCAGACCATGTCGCTGACATCGAAGCCCAATCGGCGGGCTCCCCGGTGCAGGAAAGTGGTTCCCAGGAGGACCTGAATCTCCTCCGAACGGGGGTGGTTCGCCACATACCGGGCCAGGGCGGGGAGTGACTCCCGAATGCTGTTCACCGTAAACAGCGCCAGCGGGATTCCCTCCAGGGATTGCTCCCGGATCATCTGGGCAAGCAGGCAATTGTGCAAGTGAAGTTTCACGTACCAATCGCCCTTTTTCAGGGATACGCCGTCGGAGGTGACCAGGGGTTCCCCCCTGTAACGCTTGACAACCACGCGAAAGAGATTGCGGTTTTCCTTGTCCACATATTTGAGCCGCGTCAGGCGGTAATAAATCCGGTCCCAGAGGCGCCATGCGGTGAGCAATCCGCCTCCGCTCATGAAAGGGGTTCACCTCCCTCCGGCGATGATCGCCTCTAAACTCAGTATGAAGGATTCCCACCGCCTTCGTTTCGGATTCCGGAGGCGCCTTCCCCTTTCAGGCTTTCAAGGCGGGTTTGCTCCGCAGGATCCTGCCCGCGATGAGAACAAAAAGCGTCAGACCGACCGGAACCGCCCAGGCCGGGAGATGCAGGGGGAGAAGAACAAACCGGCGCACGATGTCGTCCTCGACGATCAGCTGTCCGGCCGCGTATCCCAGAATCGCCGCCCCCGCATACACCAGCCACGGCAGACGGTTCATCACCAGCACCACGAGCCGGCTTCCCCACATAATGATGGGAATGCTGAGTCCCAGCCCAAGGAGAAGCAGCACCAGGTTCCCGTGGGCCACCGCCGCCACGGAAACCACATTGTCCAGACTCATCACCACATCGGCGACGAGGATGGTCTTGACGGCCCCGCTCAAGCTGCGTCCCGCGGACACATGGGTTTTGCTTCCGTTCTGGGTGAGCAGCCTCAGGGCGATCCACAAAAGCAACACCGCTCCGAAGGTCATCAGGAGGGGGATGTTCAAAAGCCACGCGGCGATGCCGGTCAAAGCCGCCCTGAGCAGCACGGCGGCCGCCGTCCCCAGGGCGATCGCCCGCCTCCTCTGGCGTTCGGGCAGAGTCCGGGCCGCCATGCCGATCACCACCGCATTGTCCCCGCTCAAAACGATGTCCAGAACGATGATATTGACCAGGCCGACCCAAAAGGTGGTATCCATCGAAACGTTCCTTTCCTGATTGTCGGTTCGGCCATGCGGCATCGCGGATCACGGATGTCTCCCCATCGGGAAAAACATCCGCGCCCACGCCCATCGGACAAATCCTCTCCTCCTTCCCTCCGGCTGGTCTTCAGGCGTCCCGTCCCTTTAAGGCATAGGGAAAGCGGCGAAAACCTCGGAAGGAGGGGCCCCTTTCGCGGACACCGCGCGGGGACGAACCAAAAGGACCCCTCCTCCCGGCCGACGCCGGCTCACTTCCCGTCAAAAATAGGTGAACTCCTTTTCCTCCCCGGGAACGAGTTCAAGCACCTCCGTCCCCTCCACCGCCGCTTCCACCAGCCGGTCCACTTCCAACCGGGACTCGGTTTTCCGCGTCGTTTCCAGATCCGGACGGGTTTTGGGAGACCGGGGCAGGAAGACCGTGCAACAATCCTCGTAGGGAAGCACCGATGTTTCATAGGTGCCGATCTTCTTGGCCAGGGAAACGATCTCCTGTTTGTCCATCCCGATCAGCGGACGAAGGACGGGAAGATTCACCACTTCATTGATCGCATTCATGCTCTCCAGAGTTTGGCTGGCCACCTGGCCCAGGCTCTCCCCGGTGACCAGGGCGAGGGCTCCCTCCCGCCGGGCCAACCGTTCGGCGATCCGGAACATCATGCGGCGCATCACGGTGATGGAATAGGACTCCAGGCACTTCTGGCGAATTTCCGTCTGAATTTCGGTAAAGGGAACGACGTGCAGCCGGATGCGCCCGGCAAATCGGGTGAGGATCCGGGCCAGATCGATCACTTTTTGCCGGGAGCGCTCGCTGGTGTAGGGATAACTGTGAAAGTGGACCGCCAAAAGCTCCGCTCCCCGTTTCAGGGACAGGTATCCGGCGACGGGACTGTCGATCCCCCCCGAAAGCAGAAGCATCACCTTGCCGCTGGATCCCACGGGAAGTCCGCCCGGCCCGGGCAAGTCGTCCCCGTACACATAGGTGTGCCCGCCCCGGACTTCGACGTGAACCGTCAGGTCCGGACGGTGAACATCCACGCGGAGACCCTTTACGTTCCGCAGAAGATGGGCGCCCACCTGGCGGTTGATCTCCGCGGAGGAAAGGGGGAAGGATTTGTCCGCACGCTTGGCCGCTACCTTAAACGTACGCGGAAAGGGATTCCGATATTCAACCAAGCGGACCGCGGCCTCCTTGATGGCCTCCAGGTCGGATTCCACCCGCTTCGCCGGGCTGAAACCCACCACGCCGAACACGTCGCCCAGCCCGCGCAGGACGGAAGCGCTGTGGGAGCGATCCGTCTCCACAAAAATGCGGCCGAAGCTCTTGACCACCTTCACATCGGGAATACTTGCCAGTTTCTGACGAATGTTCCGCACCAGCCGGTCTTCAAAGTCGGATCGGTTTTTCCCCTTCAGGGCCAATTCCCCGTACCGGACCAAAATCACTTCGGTATTCATCTTCACCCCCCCTTCATGACGCGCTGCAATTCGGGAATCACGCGGATCAGCGCCCGGGCGCACTGCTCGATATCGGATTCCTCGGTCTCATGGCTCATGCTGATCCGGATCGCCCCGATGGCGGTCCGATCATCCAGTCCCATCGCCGTGAGCACGCGGCTCGGCGTCTCCTTTTTGGAAGAGCAGGCCGATTTGCTGGAGACGAAAACATTTTCCCTCTCCAAAGCGTGCACGATCACTTCCGATTTCAATCCC belongs to Planifilum fulgidum and includes:
- a CDS encoding GspE/PulE family protein, which gives rise to MDVALYVSEMLDRAIQNRASDIHLEPQPEGLRIRQRIDGQLVTTQVLSRSEMNPVISRIKVMGHLDIGEKRLPQDGAMSITSRGERVDVRISTMPTLHGEKVVLRLLRHRPEFLTLSELGLDPEDLDRLLSLIFRPYGLVIVTGPTGSGKTTTLYAILQELNRPEVSIVTLEDPVELQISGITQVQINPKAGLTFAQGLRAVLRQDPDLIMVGEVRDQETADIAVRAALTGHRVFSTLHTGDGASAVTRLLDMGIAPYRVASALNGVIAQRLVRLLCSRCRGAGCGECQETGYFGRIGVFEVLEIDQELQRLIVERAPLSRLRKAFREKGYRSLGEAVMEKVRRGLTTKEEGFRVVEGIV
- a CDS encoding YjbE family putative metal transport protein (Members of this highly hydrophobic protein family,regularly are found preceded by the yybP-ykoY manganese riboswitch (see RF00080). A metal cation transport function is proposed.), which translates into the protein MDTTFWVGLVNIIVLDIVLSGDNAVVIGMAARTLPERQRRRAIALGTAAAVLLRAALTGIAAWLLNIPLLMTFGAVLLLWIALRLLTQNGSKTHVSAGRSLSGAVKTILVADVVMSLDNVVSVAAVAHGNLVLLLLGLGLSIPIIMWGSRLVVLVMNRLPWLVYAGAAILGYAAGQLIVEDDIVRRFVLLPLHLPAWAVPVGLTLFVLIAGRILRSKPALKA
- a CDS encoding YkoP family protein; the encoded protein is MSGGGLLTAWRLWDRIYYRLTRLKYVDKENRNLFRVVVKRYRGEPLVTSDGVSLKKGDWYVKLHLHNCLLAQMIREQSLEGIPLALFTVNSIRESLPALARYVANHPRSEEIQVLLGTTFLHRGARRLGFDVSDMVCGPFYLRYKSWLFKLILANCHPDGWRRLKEVGHHLVPKRVYISKEKFFEQYLTPR
- the thiI gene encoding tRNA uracil 4-sulfurtransferase ThiI; its protein translation is MNTEVILVRYGELALKGKNRSDFEDRLVRNIRQKLASIPDVKVVKSFGRIFVETDRSHSASVLRGLGDVFGVVGFSPAKRVESDLEAIKEAAVRLVEYRNPFPRTFKVAAKRADKSFPLSSAEINRQVGAHLLRNVKGLRVDVHRPDLTVHVEVRGGHTYVYGDDLPGPGGLPVGSSGKVMLLLSGGIDSPVAGYLSLKRGAELLAVHFHSYPYTSERSRQKVIDLARILTRFAGRIRLHVVPFTEIQTEIRQKCLESYSITVMRRMMFRIAERLARREGALALVTGESLGQVASQTLESMNAINEVVNLPVLRPLIGMDKQEIVSLAKKIGTYETSVLPYEDCCTVFLPRSPKTRPDLETTRKTESRLEVDRLVEAAVEGTEVLELVPGEEKEFTYF
- a CDS encoding metallophosphoesterase; translated protein: MAILWIVVAALACLLAIARFNTYKPNVKRVELKVAHSLNGKRLNILHLTDLHMEKCSIQPQALLRLVQGERIDLIALTGDYLDTKEMTGRFLQYLDALASLKPRYGMYAVFGNHDYVIADHLPYLKREMEKRHCVVLQNEHRTVSLEEGTDLHIIGIDDYFTGRSDVDRAFRGVNGKGIRLVLTHDPNIVLEMKSVSFDYLLSGHLHGGQIHWPKPYHLKRMGKLPHLKIIRGLHYHRNRAFYISEGLGQTGLNLRLRSRPEITFHTLCESMEKSTV
- a CDS encoding MGDG synthase family glycosyltransferase, with the protein product MKMRKVLILTETIGGNGHFQAARSLSQGLSRVEPELRAEIWCGMHLVSRQLEQLTRAVYLNTLQYAPALWGAAYSREGEISDRFRTSLGKLLSRRLQESLEEMQPDVVVCTHAFCLSALGVIKERMGDRFRLGAAITDFDVNGFWVHPEVDFFLVAHEDVAKKLRRRFGVPDEAIHRTGIPIDPEFSKPQPPKSVLRRMLGLEPDRFTILLMGGGIGLGPIEECMVHFRRMLPAHQLVVVTGKNRSLYERLRQQFGGDSSIHLHGFVESMVHFMHAADIIVTKPGGLTSSEALACGLPIFICRPIPGQEERNSRFLMRKRVALRQDEPAEMARQIRALMENRERLREMSRRARELGRPDSSLAGARVIQEHLLTKSRPV